Below is a genomic region from Desulfobacter sp..
AACAAAGCGGTAGTCTCCCAGGACAATCCCTTCTGTCAGGATTTCCGCGGCCGTTGAAAGGTCTTTTACTCCCGGGGCCAGAAAGTCAGGCTCGGGCAGGTGTAAGACCATCTCTTTTGCCTTTGTTTTTTCGCAGGTCTTTGCGATCTCTCCGCCGGCTTGTCTGAGCATGTCCAGGGCTGCGCCTGGATCTTTTTCCCTGTCTACGGGACCAAGGCCCAGGACCAATACCCGTTTGGCGCAGGTCTTTGATCTTGCCGGAGGATAAAAGAGGAGCTGGTCTCCTGGTTTTCCCAGAAAATCTTTTAATTCAAAGGCTTTTTTTACCTGGGCCTGAACTGCCAAAGGACAGAGGGGCATCTTGTTTTTATTTTCAACGGCCAGGTATACCAGCAAATCGGTTTTAAAGGTTTTAGCGGCCTTGGTTGTGGTGGTGATTTGATTTTTATTCATGGGGTCACCTTAAATTTAGAATGGAAGGATCAAATATTCATTCATTACCATAGAAAAGGATCCGGCAAAAGGGGTTTTACAAGGGGGCAGCATGAAATGTATTGACCCGCCCTTTTAATGCCGTTAACAGCCAATGAGGGTGATGCTAATTTCCCGGGTTCTGTTGCAAAAAATTATTAATGTCTGATACAAGTCCGTTTTGGCACTAATTTGTTTGCAGAGAGATAGTATGAAAAATGAAAACCCTTTCAAGTGGCGTCATTATGAAAAAGAAATCATCCTATTGAATGTTCGCTGGTATCTGAGATATCAACTGAGTTACAGGAATCTGGAAGAGATGATGCAAGAACGGGGCTTGTCTGTGGATCACAGTACCATTTACCGATGGGTTCAGCGCTATGCTCCTGAAATGGAAAAGCGAAGCAGGAAGTATCTGCGGCAATCAAATGATTCTTACCGTATTGATGAAACATATATCAAGGTGCGGGGGAAAATGAAGTATCTTTACCGAGCGGTCGATTCCCGTGGAAATACCATCGATTTTCTTCTTCGCAGCAGACGTAATATGGAATCTGCCAAACGATTTTTTAAAAAGATGCTGCGAGCTTCCAATAGCTCCAGACCTCGGGTTCTGAGTGTTGACGGAAATCCTGCATATCCTCCGGCAGTAAAGGCTTTGAAAGAAAAAAAGCTTCTGAATAAGGACTGTATCCTAAGACAGAATAAATATCTGAACAATATTATTGAGCAAGACCACCGGTTTATCAAAAAGCTTGTCAGAGCTGGTATGGGGTTCAAGACATTTCATTCTGCCTGGCGGACGCTAAAAGGCTATGAAATTATGAACATGATCAGAAAAGGACAAGTTAAAAATATTAGGAAGGGAGAAATTTTAAAGCAGAAAGAATTCGTCGAAAATCTGTTTTCTTATGCTGCGTAAATTTTACGCCTGAACGATCTCTTTGTCCTGGAAATATTTTTTGCAACAGAACCGTATGGACGGGCAGCTGC
It encodes:
- a CDS encoding IS6 family transposase, whose amino-acid sequence is MKNENPFKWRHYEKEIILLNVRWYLRYQLSYRNLEEMMQERGLSVDHSTIYRWVQRYAPEMEKRSRKYLRQSNDSYRIDETYIKVRGKMKYLYRAVDSRGNTIDFLLRSRRNMESAKRFFKKMLRASNSSRPRVLSVDGNPAYPPAVKALKEKKLLNKDCILRQNKYLNNIIEQDHRFIKKLVRAGMGFKTFHSAWRTLKGYEIMNMIRKGQVKNIRKGEILKQKEFVENLFSYAA